In Phlebotomus papatasi isolate M1 chromosome 1, Ppap_2.1, whole genome shotgun sequence, the following proteins share a genomic window:
- the LOC129799920 gene encoding 5-oxoprolinase encodes MKKYSFAIDRGGTFTDVLCLCPDGRVKTLKLLSEDPGRYSDAPREAIRRILLEEIGQSAITDDGLIDTSAISSIRMGTTVATNALLERKGDPVALVVNRGFRDLLYIGNQARPSIFALDIRKPSNLYKTVIEVDCKVIPDQPDKCQLSHAWEAFEGITGSKYLEMSKVDPGAVRESLKNALDSGITSLAVVLTHSYAFPQHELQIGAIAQELGFKHITLSHQAMSMCRIVPRGYTACAEAYLTPHVERYLSSFKSGFKDELRNIDVLFMQSDGGLTKMDNFRAARAILSGPAGGVVGYGVTGIRETSSPLIGFDMGGTSTDVSRLASGKYEHVIESTTAGVSIQAPQLDINTVAAGGGSMLFFRSGLFVVGPESAGANPGPACYKKNGPLTVTDANLILGRLLPEYFPKIFGPNEDEKLDYEASREKFEALAREINKHLIGSGERTTELSLQEVAMGFIRVANETMCRPIRALTQARGYDTSSHVLSCFGGAGGQHACSIARELRMTKVLVHKYAGILSAYGMALADVVHEAQEPSGVEFSGATADHLAERLGALSEICVGKLKEQGFQDAQIELEPYLHMRYDGTDCALMVSPTNKLNHGNLLTEKYGNFHEAFLDRYRMEFGFVITGRKIIIDDIRVRGLGKTFAPPEQDISSAVGTIPQVEEVTSVFFEGGARDTPVYLCSKLLAGDVIPGPAVLIDDLSTILVEPDCRVEMTQKGDLIIHVGSGEIRPIYEKLDAVQLSIFSHRFMSIAEQMGRVLQRTSISTNIKERLDFSCALFGPDGGLVSNAPHIPVHLGAMQETVQFQLRTRGKSLRKGDVVLSNHPQAGGSHLPDFTVITPVFREGIPQPVFFVASRGHHADIGGITPGSMPPHSKSLAEEGAAFKSFLIVENGVFQEEATINRLTTPTDAPGASGTRNLSDNLSDLKAQIAANHKGIQLVGELIDIYGLSVVQAYMNFIQANAELAVSDMLKEIARKTPKGEVLEAEERMDDGSPIKLRISIDEKEGSAVCDFTGSGPEVFGNCNAPRAITLSALIYCLRCMVGHDVPLNQGCLAPIRVIIPKNSILDPSEGAAVVGGNVLTSQRIVDTVLRAFRVCAASQGCMNNITIGDETFGYYETVAGGSGAGPNWHGTGGVHTHMTNTRITDPEIMELRYPIILNKFCLRDDQSGGRGKFNGGEGVQRELLFRKPMMLSVLTERRVLEPYGMAGGANGKRGLNLLIKKDGRVINLGGKTAVQVEAGDRFSMKTPGGGGYGHPDTSDASNDAPHLAQDGEERKFVEKGSIYEYRKAQESV; translated from the exons atgaagaaatattcATTTGCCATTGATCGCGGAGGTACTTTCACAGATGTCCTCTGCCTCTGTCCAGATGGAAGAGTAAAAACCCTTAAATTGCTCTCTGAGGATCCTGGAAGATATTCAGATGCCCCAAGAGAAGCAATTCGTAGGATTTTATTGGAAGAAATTGGGCAAAGTGCAATTACTGATGATGGCCTCATTGATACATCAGCTATTTCGTCCATTAGAATGGGCACAACTGTGGCCACGAATGCTCTTCTGGAGAGAAAAGGAGATCCAGTGGCTTTGGTGGTTAACAGAGGCTTCCGGGATCTTCTCTACATTGGAAATCAAGCCAGACCCAGCATCTTTGCATTGGACATTCGAAAGCCCTCAAATCTCTACAAGACTGTTATCGAAGTAGACTGCAAAGTCATCCCAGACCAACCAGACAAGTGCCAATTGA GTCACGCTTGGGAAGCTTTCGAGGGAATAACTGGCTCGAAGTATTTGGAGATGTCCAAAGTGGATCCAGGCGCAGTTAGAGAATCTCTGAAGAATGCTTTGGATTCTGGAATAACTTCCTTAGCCGTTGTCCTCACTCATAGTTATGCATTTCCCCAGCATGAGCTACAAATAGGCGCTATTGCGCAGGAACTGGGATTCAAGCACATTACCCTGTCCCATCAGGCCATGTCGATGTGCAGAATTGTGCCAAGAGGATATACAGCTTGTGCTGAAGCCTATCTAACTCCTCATGTTGAGAGATATCTCTCGAGTTTCAAATCCGGATTCAAAGATGAACTCAGGAATATCGATGTCCTCTTTATGCAGAGTGACGGAGGTTTGACGAAGATGGACAACTTCCGGGCAGCTCGGGCTATTCTCAGTGGTCCAGCTGGAGGAGTTGTTGGCTACGGAGTCACGGGAATTCGTGAAACGTCATCTCCATTGATTGGCTTTGACATGGGAGGAACATCAACGGATGTCTCCAGATTGGCTTCCGGAAAGTACGAACATGTGATTGAATCCACAACTGCTGGAGTGTCAATCCAAGCACCTCAGCTGGACATTAATACCGTTGCAGCCGGGGGCGGTTCAATGCTCTTCTTCCGGTCGGGATTGTTTGTTGTGGGCCCTGAATCAGCTGGTGCAAATCCTGGACCGGCTTGCTATAAGAAAAATGGTCCATTGACTGTGACCGATGCAAATCTCATCCTAGGACGCCTCCTTCCGGAATACTTTCCGAAAATCTTCGGTCCAAATGAGGATGAAAAACTGGATTATGAAGCTTCCAGGGAGAAATTTGAAGCTCTGGCAAGGGAGATCAATAAGCATTTGATAGGATCTGGAGAGAGGACGACAGAGCTGAGTCTTCAGGAAGTTGCCATGGGATTTATAAGGGTAGCCAATGAGACTATGTGCAGGCCAATCAGGGCACTAACTCAGGCACGTGGATATGATACTTCCTCCCATGTTCTGAGCTGCTTTGGAGGAGCTGGAGGACAGCATGCCTGCAGCATTGCCAGGGAATTGAGAATGACCAAAGTCCTGGTGCACAAATACGCAGGCATTCTATCAGCCTATGGAATGGCTCTGGCTGATGTTGTCCATGAGGCTCAGGAACCAAGTGGCGTGGAATTCAGTGGAGCAACTGCTGATCATCTGGCTGAGCGCTTGGGTGCCTTATCAGAAATCTGTGTTGGCAAATTGAAAGAACAGGGCTTCCAAGATGCTCAGATTGAACTAGAACCTTATCTGCACATGAGATACGATGGAACAGATTGTGCTCTCATGGTATCTcctacaaataaattaaatcatgGGAATCTTCTCACTGAGAAATACGGAAACTTCCATGAGGCTTTTCTCGATCGCTATCGCATGGAATTTGGCTTTGTCATCACCGGCCGGAAGATCATTATCGATGATATTCGTGTGAGAGGCTTGGGGAAGACATTTGCTCCTCCTGAACAAGATATTTCCTCGGCTGTCGGAACTATTCCTCAAGTGGAAGAAGTTACTTCGGTGTTCTTCGAAGGAGGTGCTAGAGATACTCCTGTGTACCTCTGTTCCAAACTCCTGGCTGGAGATGTAATTCCAGGGCCAGCTGTGCTCATTGATGATCTGTCGACAATTCTCGTGGAACCGGATTGTCGTGTTGAGATGACCCAGAAAGGGGATTTGATTATTCACGTGGGAAGTGGAGAAATCCGACCAATCTATGAGAAACTCGATGCTGTCCAATTAAGCATCTTCAGTCATCGTTTCATGTCAATAGCCGAGCAAATGGGACGTGTTCTTCAGCGTACTTCCATCTCCACCAACATCAAAGAGCGACTCGATTTCTCATGTGCTCTCTTTGGGCCAGACGGAGGTCTCGTCAGCAATGCTCCGCATATTCCCGTCCATCTTGGCGCCATGCAAGAAACTGTCCAGTTTCAGTTGAGAACCCGTGGAAAATCCCTCCGGAAGGGCGATGTTGTCCTGTCAAATCATCCTCAAGCTGGAGGATCCCATCTCCCCGACTTCACAGTGATAACTCCAGTGTTCAGAGAAGGAATCCCCCAACCAGTCTTCTTTGTGGCTTCCCGAGGTCACCATGCAGATATCGGAGGAATTACTCCAGGATCAATGCCTCCTCACTCCAAAAGCCTCGCCGAAGAGGGAGCAGCTTTCAAATCCTTCCTGATAGTCGAAAACGGAGTCTTCCAGGAAGAGGCAACCATAAACCGCCTCACGACTCCCACAGACGCTCCCGGTGCTTCAGGAACTCGAAATTTAAGTGACAATCTCTCAGATTTAAAAGCTCAAATAGCTGCCAATCACAAGGGTATCCAGCTTGTTGGGGAGCTAATAGACATTTACGGATTGAGCGTCGTTCAAGCCTACATGAACTTCATCCAAGCCAATGCTGAACTAGCAGTCAGTGATATGCTCAAGGAGATTGCCAGAAAAACTCCAAAAGGAGAAGTCCTGGAAGCTGAAGAGCGCATGGATGATGGAAGCCCTATTAAACTCCGAATCTCCATTGATGAAAAAGAAGGAAGCGCTGTGTGTGACTTCACCGGATCCGGGCCAGAAGTCTTTGGGAATTGCAATGCTCCCCGAGCCATTACCCTCTCAGCCCTAATCTACTGCCTCAGATGCATGGTTGGACACGACGTTCCACTGAATCAGGGCTGTTTAGCTCCTATTCGTGTCATAATCCCAAAAAATTCCATCCTGGATCCATCAGAAGGAGCCGCTGTGGTGGGTGGAAATGTTTTGACATCTCAGAGGATTGTTGATACAGTTTTGAGGGCTTTCCGGGTCTGTGCGGCATCCCAGGGATGCATGAATAACATCACAATTGGAGATGAGACCTTTGGGTACTATGAAACTGTAGCCGGAGGCAGCGGAGCTGGACCGAATTGGCATGGAACTGGAGGAGTTCACACGCACATGACCAACACCCGAATAACCGATCCGGAAATTATGGAGCTGAGATATCCGATCATTCTCAACAAGTTCTGCCTTCGGGATGATCAATCAGGAGGAAGAG GTAAATTTAATGGTGGCGAAGGAGTTCAGAGGGAACTCCTCTTCCGGAAACCAATGATGTTGTCCGTTCTAACAGAACGAAGAGTACTGGAGCCTTATGGAATGGCAGGAGGAGCGAATGGGAAACGAGGATTGAATTTGCTGATCAAGAAAGATGGAAGAGTGATCAATTTAGGCGGTAAAACTGCTGTTCAAGTCGAAGCAGGTGATAGATTTTCAATGAAGACACCCGGAGGCGGAGGATATGGCCATCCTGATACGAGTGATGCATCAAATGATGCCCCTCATCTTGCCCAAGACGGAGAAGAGAGGAAATTTGTGGAGAAAGGAAGCATTTATGAATATCGCAAAGCGCAAGAATCTGTTTAG
- the LOC129799921 gene encoding carbonic anhydrase 2-like has translation MLNIRLIVTICCQIWVLCQADTFNEPLAHVGLDYIADSEFSYNDPSEWKVKYPVCDGINQSPIDIVPGKCEKLPKKRSLTVRNEDYRPESVELINDHYTVKYLLTWHENKYPSISGYFLGNSEYIPRDIHFHWGRNDTQGSEHSINSRKYSLEMHIVCYNSKYGSVAEAKFFKDGILVIGQLFQVKNYAPSYFFLDFLPRVSRSRSKIVLEEKLCAFNLGEFLNVDALRKGSFVVYNGSFTTPPCYEDVTWVIPLKVNSIDKRKMNFFREIQGLDGRLVDNYRPIQPINTRKCLVG, from the exons ATGTTAAACATTCGCCTGATTGTGACGATATGCTGCCAAATTTGGGTCTTGTGTCAAGCTGATACCTTCAATGAACCACTAGCTCATGTAGGATTGGATTACATAGCTGATTCT GAATTTTCTTATAACGATCCATCAGAGTGGAAAGTGAAATATCCAGTTTGTGATGGAATCAATCAGAGTCCCATTGATATTGTTCCTGGAAAGTGCGAAAAACTGCCCAAGAAAAGAAGTTTGACAGTCAGAAATGAGGACTATCGTCCTGAAAGTGTTGAGCTGATAAATGATCACTACACAGTGAAGTACCTCCTCACGTGGCATGAAAATAAATATCCATCTATTTCCGGGTACTTTCTGGGGAATAGTGAATACATTCCGCGAGATATTCACTTCCACTGGGGCAGAAATGATACCCAAGGATCTGAGCATTCCATCAATTCCAGAAAATATTCCCTGGAAATGCACATTGTCTGCTACAATTCAAAATACGGAAGCGTAGCTGAGGCTAAATTCTTCAAAGACGGGATTTTAGTTATAGGTCAGCTTTTCCAAGTGAAAAACTACGCTCCGAGCTATTTCTTTCTGGACTTCCTGCCCAGAGTCAGTAGAAGTAGGAGTAAAATTGTTCTGGAAGAAAAGCTCTGTGCCTTCAATTTAGGCGAGTTTCTCAATGTGGATGCCTTGAGAAAGGGATCTTTTGTGGTTTACAATGGAAGTTTTACAACTCCTCCGTGTTACGAGGATGTCACTTGGGTCATTCCTTTGAAAGTGAACTCGATAGACAAGCGGAAAATGAACTTCTTCAGGGAGATTCAAGGACTCGATGGACGCCTTGTGGATAACTATCGTCCCATTCAGCCCATAAATACTCGAAAGTGCCTTGTTGGTTGA
- the LOC129799922 gene encoding chymotrypsin-2-like, with the protein MKKAVCLVVLLSIFAAGAFASPFFSGRILGGSDAVAGQFPFAVSLRTLLNTHFCGGCILNERWVLTSGHCMMGRDQDAINIVAGSHLRNSGGLVFRSSRIFTHPNFNFNLMTNDVSLILVTTPFFWTNNIQPISLGDSEISGGVTATLLGWGWTTNPGSLADALQWLPSVTLTQDECRSRHALAQRAFIHDNTLCTSNPFGQGMCMGDTGGPVIIGNSVIGVKSWSVQCGLVPDIHARVSSHREWIVSLAEAPIHQLP; encoded by the exons ATGAAGAAGGCAGTTTGTTTGGTAGTTCTTTTGAGCATTTTTGCAGCTGGAGCATTTGCATCAC CATTCTTCAGTGGAAGGATTCTTGGAGGATCTGATGCTGTTGCTGGACAATTCCCATTTGCTGTGTCCCTGCGGACTCTCCTGAACACTCACTTCTGCGGCGGATGCATCCTCAATGAGCGCTGGGTCCTTACATCTGGTCACTGCATGATGGGCCGTGACCAGGATGCCATCAATATCGTGGCTGGAAGTCACCTGCGGAATTCCGGTGGGCTGGTTTTTCGCAGTTCGCGAATTTTCACACATCCCAACTTCAATTTCAACCTAATGACCAATGATGTGTCTCTGATTCTGGTGACTACTCCATTTTTCTGGACCAACAACATTCAGCCCATTTCTCTGGGAGATTCTGAGATTTCAGGTGGAGTTACAGCTACACTCCTTGGCTGGGGATGGACAACAAATCCTGGAAGTTTAGCAGATGCCCTTCAGTGGCTTCCGAGTGTGACTCTGACCCAGGATGAATGTCGTTCGAGGCATGCTCTAGCCCAGAGAGCTTTTATTCACGATAACACCTTATGCACGTCCAATCCGTTTGGCCAGGGAATGTGCATGGGAGATACTGGAGGTCCTGTAATCATCGGAAATTCCGTGATTGGTGTTAAAAGTTGGAGTGTTCAATGTGGTTTAGTGCCCGATATTCATGCTCGTGTCTCCAGCCACCGCGAATGGATAGTCTCCCTGGCGGAAGCACCAATTCACCAACTTCCATGA